Proteins from one Bradyrhizobium amphicarpaeae genomic window:
- a CDS encoding ribonuclease activity regulator RraA has translation MSKLSEATRTKLKSVSTATVATALFKRGLRIQMIQDVHPLGADQPTMVGEAFTLRYMPAREDLNTIDVFKDRSHPQRKAVEDCPPGAVLVMDSRKDARAASAGAILVTRLMKRGVAGVVTDGGFRDSAEIARLGIPAYHHRPSAPTNLTLHQAIEINVPIGCGDAPVFPGDVILGDADGVIVIPAHLADEIANETFEMTAFEDFVTEEVGKGRGIFGLYPATDPQTLTDFADWRKKNGR, from the coding sequence GAAGCCACCCGCACCAAACTCAAATCCGTCTCCACCGCGACCGTCGCCACCGCCTTGTTCAAACGCGGCCTGCGCATCCAGATGATCCAGGACGTGCACCCGCTCGGTGCCGACCAGCCGACCATGGTCGGCGAGGCTTTCACGCTGCGCTACATGCCGGCGCGTGAGGACCTCAACACCATCGACGTGTTCAAGGATCGTTCGCACCCGCAGCGCAAGGCAGTCGAGGATTGCCCGCCGGGCGCCGTGCTGGTGATGGACAGCCGCAAGGACGCACGCGCGGCTTCGGCCGGCGCGATCCTGGTGACGCGGTTGATGAAGCGCGGCGTCGCCGGCGTCGTCACCGATGGCGGCTTTCGCGATTCCGCCGAGATCGCCAGGCTCGGCATTCCCGCCTATCACCATCGCCCGTCGGCGCCGACCAATCTCACGCTGCACCAGGCGATCGAGATCAACGTCCCGATCGGCTGCGGCGATGCCCCGGTGTTTCCCGGCGACGTCATCCTCGGCGATGCCGACGGCGTCATCGTGATCCCCGCGCATCTCGCCGACGAGATCGCCAACGAGACCTTCGAGATGACCGCGTTCGAGGACTTCGTCACCGAAGAGGTCGGCAAGGGCCGCGGCATCTTCGGTCTCTATCCCGCCACCGATCCGCAGACGCTCACCGATTTCGCGGACTGGCGGAAGAAGAACGGAAGGTAG